The following proteins are co-located in the Triticum aestivum cultivar Chinese Spring chromosome 1A, IWGSC CS RefSeq v2.1, whole genome shotgun sequence genome:
- the LOC123040986 gene encoding protein ALP1-like: MSTYLTPFTPLPSLFDGPAAADDHSSLLAFLMNDDLAAAPDAFPYYGGAEAAPAFFGHAAAPLPPPVVAPPAEMTGQGRKRGFVPAGDDGSSRPQAVRRKVQGSPPTSPAHSGGDAAPAARSGGRRVWVRERSTEWWDRLSGPACPDAEFRQAFRMSRATFDALCDELSAAVAKEDTALRAAIPVHQRVAVCLWRLATGEPLREVSRRFGLGISTCHNIVLQVCAALTAVLLPKAVRWPLESPAARFQALSGIPGVIGSVYTDHIPIGPPKDDVAEYYNRRLTERNNKASYSVAVQAVVDADGAFTDVCIGLPGSLSDAAVLERSALHSRCETGMLGDDQCRLVGGASYPLTDWMLVPYAHQNLTWAQHAFNERIAAARAAAQGAFQRLKGRWRCLQRRTEPKLPDLHNMIGACCVLHNFCERSGEEFDADIQSELSQQDDADVVAAANPVLSAAADKERDRIAHDLLHGGHPSVTFL, encoded by the coding sequence ATGAGCACCTACCTCACGCCCTTCACCCCTCTTCCATCGCTCTTCGACGGCCCAGCAGCTGCCGACGACCACTCCTCCCTCCTCGCCTTCCTCATGAACGACGACCTCGCCGCCGCGCCCGACGCCTTCCCTTACTACGGCGGCGCCGAGGCCGCGCCAGCCTTCTTCGGACACGCCGCCGCGCCGTTGCCACCGCCGGTGGTGGCGCCACCAGCGGAAATGACTGGTCAAGGAAGGAAGCGCGGCTTCGTCCCCGCGGGAGACGACGGCTCGTCGCGGCCGCAGGCGGTCAGGAGGAAGGTGCAGGGTTCGCCGCCCACCTCGCCTGCCCACAGCGGCGGCGACGCTGCGCCAGCGGCAAGGAGCGGGGGCCGGCGGGTGTGGGTGAGGGAGCGGAGCACGGAGTGGTGGGACCGCCTCAGCGGCCCGGCGTGCCCGGACGCCGAGTTCCGCCAGGCCTTCCGCATGTCGCGCGCCACCTTCGACGCGCTCTGCGACGAGCTCAGCGCCGCCGTCGCCAAGGAGGACACCGCGCTGCGTGCTGCCATACCCGTGCACCAGCGCGTCGCGGTCTGCCTCTGGCGCCTCGCCACCGGGGAGCCCCTCCGCGAGGTCTCCCGTCGCTTCGGCCTCGGCATCTCCACCTGCCATAACATCGTCCTCCAGGTCTGCGCCGCCCTCACCGCCGTTCTCCTGCCCAAGGCCGTCCGCTGGCCACTGGAATCCCCCGCCGCCAGGTTCCAGGCCCTGTCCGGGATCCCCGGCGTCATCGGCTCCGTCTACACCGACCACATCCCCATCGGCCCACCCAAGGACGACGTGGCCGAGTACTACAACCGCCGCCTCACGGAGCGGAACAACAAGGCCTCCTACTCCGTCGCCGTGCAGGCCGTCGTGGACGCTGACGGCGCCTTCACGGACGTGTGCATCGGCCTCCCTGGCTCGCTGTCCGACGCCGCCGTGCTCGAGAGGTCCGCGCTGCACTCCCGCTGCGAGACCGGCATGCTCGGAGACGACCAGTGCCGGCTGGTGGGCGGCGCGAGCTACCCGCTCACGGACTGGATGCTCGTGCCGTACGCGCACCAGAACCTGACATGGGCGCAGCACGCCTTCAACGAGCGCATCGCCGCCGCGCGCGCAGCAGCACAGGGCGCCTTCCAGAGGCTCAAGGGGCGGTGGCGCTGCCTGCAGCGCCGCACGGAGCCCAAGCTGCCGGACCTCCACAACATGATCGGCGCTTGCTGCGTGCTGCACAACTTCTGCGAACGCAGCGGCGAGGAGTTCGACGCCGACATCCAGTCCGAACTCTCCCAGCAGGACGATGCCGACGTGGTCGCCGCTGCCAATCCAGTGCTGTCCGCAGCGGCCGACAAGGAGCGAGACAGGATTGCTCACGACCTCCTCCATGGCGGCCACCCCAGCGTTACATTCCTCTAG
- the LOC123040998 gene encoding uncharacterized protein YwkD, producing MAMRCLSSLPLLSASGSGKACAAVRTHHTPSAAAHRRIRTHMSVATGGEQALTAKEQSQEPDYGVVSMHHVGILCENLERSMAFYQDLLGLKVNPARPNDKLPYRGAWLWVGSEMIHLMELPNPDPLTGRPEHGGRDRHTCIAIRDVLKLKEIFDKAGISYTLSKSGRPAIFARDPDGNALEFTQV from the exons ATGGCGATGAGGTgcctctcttctctccctctcctctccgcaTCCGGCTCCGGAAAGGCCTGCGCTGCTGTCAGAACGCATCACACTCCCTCTGCTGCCGCACACCGCCGGATCCGGACTCACATGTCGGTGGCCACCGGCGGTGAGCAGGCCCTGACGGCCAAGGAGCAGTCCCAGG AACCTGACTATGGAGTTGTTAGTATGCACCATGTTGGAATACTATGTGAAAATCTTGAAAGGTCGATGGCATTCTACCAGGACCTCCTTG GTCTTAAGGTGAATCCTGCTAGGCCAAATGACAAGCTTCCGTACAGAGGTGCTTGGCTCTGGGTTGGTTCTGAGATGATCCACTTGATGGAGCTGCCAAATCCGGATCCACTGACAGGACGCCCAGAGCATGGCGGGCGTGATCGTCATACCTGTATAGCAATCAGAGATGTCTTGAAGTTGAAAGAAATCTTTGACAAAGCTG GAATCAGCTACACGCTCAGCAAATCCGGGCGACCAGCAATCTTTGCACGAGACCCGGATGGAAATGCGTTGGAATTTACACAAGTGTAG